A single region of the Gossypium arboreum isolate Shixiya-1 chromosome 12, ASM2569848v2, whole genome shotgun sequence genome encodes:
- the LOC108479011 gene encoding probable WRKY transcription factor 53 — translation KTLTPIVSLLHGLSFSLKEDMEEWEQKCLINELLQGRELAMQLQAHLNLPSCNETRELLLQQIQASYDKALSLLHYKATGTSDTIDPPPQSLPVRDAATVQRKSLPRWTHQVRVGPGTAMEGNLDDGFSWRKYGQKDILGAKYPRGYYRCTHRNVQGCLATKQVQRSDGDPTIFDVSYRGRHTCSNNNQEQGTSTIEPYQQQQHIGNQTCPLFPNYLSLNIKVENDVGDGNYETGNLSPTSTCPNPTGVMNNGSTSVAIESEFTEIIQAAPTVGLEFPFGNAGLDPNFTFDDNGFFS, via the exons aaaacactAACCCCCATTGTCTCCCTTCTTCATGGTTTAAGTTTTTCTTTAAAGGAGGACATGGAAGAATGGGAACAAAAATGTCTGATAAATGAACTATTACAAGGAAGAGAGCTAGCTATGCAACTCCAAGCCCATTTAAACCTTCCTTCTTGTAATGAAACTCGTGAATTGTTATTACAACAGATCCAAGCTTCTTATGACAAGGCACTTTCATTGCTCCACTACAAAGCAACCGGTACGTCGGACACGATCGATCCGCCGCCGCAAAGTCTCCCCGTTCGTGACGCTGCCACCGTGCAAAG AAAAAGTCTGCCGAGATGGACGCATCAAGTCCGAGTAGGGCCTGGTACTGCAATGGAAGGAAACCTTGATGATGGCTTTAGTTGGAGGAAATATGGACAAAAAGACATTTTGGGAGCAAAATATccgag AGGATATTACAGGTGTACCCATCGGAATGTTCAAGGTTGCTTGGCGACCAAGCAAGTTCAAAGATCAGATGGCGACCCGACGATCTTCGACGTTTCTTACCGTGGAAGGCACACTTGTAGCAACAACAATCAAGAACAAGGAACCAGTACCATAGAGCCATACCAACAGCAACAGCATATTGGTAACCAAACATGCCCTTTGTTCCCTAATTACCTTTCGTTGAACATAAAGGTCGAAAACGATGTCGGCGACGGTAATTATGAGACGGGAAATCTTTCGCCTACGTCAACGTGTCCGAATCCGACGGGGGTGATGAACAATGGTAGTACTAGTGTTGCCATTGAGTCTGAGTTTACTGAGATTATTCAAGCTGCTCCTACTGTCGGGTTGGAATTCCCGTTCGGTAATGCTGGATTGGATCCGAATTTCACATTTGATGACAATGGTTTCTTTTCCTAA
- the LOC108477455 gene encoding transcription factor SPEECHLESS: MDDNLCEFADEPEFVGEDDLFSIFESLDGLIDFPVPFTPLEEMTTATTAAAVGVGGGSTQKSTPLMESETEETSPKTKRQKLGSLEETMNTDGPQRMSHITVERNRRKQMNEHLSVLRSLMPCFYVKRGDQASIIGGVVDYINELQQVLQALEAKKQRKVYSEVLSPRVVLSPRPSPLSPRKPPLSPRLNLPISPRTPQPGSPYKPRLQKGYLSPTMAASTSLEPSPTSSTSSVDNNNELVANSKSPVADVEVKFSGPNLVLKTVSPRIPGQALKIISALEELSLEILNVNINTVDETMLNSFTIKIGIECQLSAEELAQQIQQTFGHC, from the exons ATGGATGATAATTTGTGTGAGTTTGCCGATGAGCCTGAGTTCGTCGGTGAAGATGATTTGtttagtatttttgaaagtttagatGGTCTTATTGATTTCCCAGTACCTTTTACTCCGTTAGAAGAAATGACGACGGCTACAACGGCGGCGGCTGTGGGTGTTGGTGGTGGTAGTACACAAAAATCAACTCCATTAATGGAGTCGGAAACGGAGGAAACTTCACCGAAAACCAAGAGACAAAAACTGGGTTCTTTagaagaaacgatgaatactgATGGGCCTCAAAGGATGTCTCATATTACCGTCGAACGGAACCGGAGGAAGCAAATGAACGAACATTTATCGGTGCTGAGATCTTTGATGCCGTGTTTTTATGTCAAAAGA ggTGATCAAGCATCCATCATTGGTGGTGTAGTGGATTATATCAACGAGTTACAGCAAGTTTTACAAGCACTCGAAGCTAAAAAACAAAGGAAAGTTTACAGTGAAGTGTTGAGTCCAAGGGTGGTTTTAAGTCCAAGACCGTCACCGCTCAGTCCTCGGAAACCACCGTTGAGTCCTCGTTTGAACTTGCCGATAAGTCCGAGAACACCACAACCCGGTAGTCCGTACAAACCACGGTTGCAAAAGGGTTACCTCTCACCAACAATGGCGGCTAGTACTTCACTTGAACCCTCTCCCACTTCTTCAACTTCCTCCGTTGACAACAACAACGAACTCGTCGCTAACTCAAAATCACCGGTAGCCGACGTGGAAGTGAAGTTTTCGGGTCCCAACCTTGTTTTAAAGACAGTATCTCCTCGGATTCCCGGTCAAGCTCTCAAAATAATCTCAGCTCTTGAAGAACTCTCACTGGAAATCCTTAATGTCAACATTAACACCGTTGATGAAACCATGCTTAACTCTTTCACGATCAAG ATTGGAATTGAATGCCAACTGAGTGCTGAAGAATTGGCTCAACAAATCCAGCAAACATTCGGCCATTGTTAG